A window of Streptomyces sp. Je 1-332 genomic DNA:
GGCACGGCAAGCGCGATGTCCGTGTCGAGACCGTCCCCGATCCCGTGCTGCGGGACCCGACTGACGTCATCGTGCGGGTGACTTCCACCGGTGTCTGTGGTTCGGACCTGCATCTGTACGAGGTCCTTGGGCCCTATCTCGACCCCGGCGACATCCTGGGGCACGAACCGATGGGGATCGTCGAGGAGGTCGGCGCCGGAGTCACCGAACTGTCGGCCGGTGACCGGGTGGTGGTGCCGTTCAACATCTCCTGCGGGCACTGCTTCATGTGTGACCGCGGCCTGCAATCGCAGTGCGAGACCACCCAGGTCAAGGAGCGCGGCACGGGCGCGTCCCTCTTCGGATACACCAAGCTCTATGGGCAGGTGCCCGGCGGGCAGGCGGAACTGCTGCGGGTGCCGTTCGGCAACACCTTGCCGATCAAGGTGCCGGAGGGCCCCGCGGATGACCGGTTCGTGTTCCTGTCCGACGTGCTGCCCACTGCCTGGCAGGCGGTGGAGTACGCCGACATCCCGCCCGGCGGCACGGTGACCGTCCTGGGCCTTGGGCCGATCGGCGCCATGGCGGCGCGTATCGCGCTGCACCGGGGCGCGAGCCTCGTCGTGGGCGTGGACCTGGTGCCCGAGCGCCTGAGCCGCGCCTACGGCGACGGCGTCAAGGCCCTTGACCTGCGCCGGTACGGCAAGGACCTCGGCGACAAGATCCGGGACCTGACGGACGGGCGCGGCACGGACGCCGTCATCGACGCCGTAGGGATGGAGGCACACGGCGCGCCCCTGGCCAAGGCGGCCCACTGGGGCGTGGGCCTGCTGCCGAACGCCGTGGCCGAGAAGCTCATGGACCGCGCCGGCATCGACCGGCTCAGCGCCCTCTACGCGGCGATCGACATCGTCCGCCGGGGAGGCACCGTCTCCCTCTCCGGTGTCTACGGCGGCTCGGTCGACCCCATGCCGCTCCTGACCATGTTCGACAAGCAGATCCAGCTCCGCATGGGACAGGCCAACGTCAAGCACTGGGTGGACGACATCCTCCCCCTCCTCACCGACGAGGACCCGCTCGGAGTCGACGACTTCGCCACCCACCACATGACCCTGGAAGACGGCCCCAAGGCGTACCAGATGTTCCAGGACAAGGAAGACGGCATGATCAAGACGCTGCTCAGGCCTTGAGCTGGTTGCTCAGGCCTTGAGCTGGGTCACGACGAAGCGCGCCCCGTCGGGATCACTCAGGAGCGCCTCCGCCGCCCCCTCCGCGCGGTGCAGGAGGCTGCCGCCGTAGGCTCGCGCGGCCTGGACGCAGGCATCCACGTCGTCGACCGTGAAGTGGATCTGCCAGTGAGGGCGGATCTCTGGATCGGGCGCGGATTCCACCGCGCCCGAATGGATGCGGGCCACGACATCGCCCCCGCTGCGCAGGACGACCTTGTCGTCCTCGTAGTGGACCTCGCAGCACCCGGAGGCGGTCGACGCCCAGCCGAGGACCTCGGCGTAGAAGATGGCCGCGTCGAAGGCGTCCCGGGTGTAGAGCTCCACGAAGACCGGTGCGGCGCGGCGCCATTCCTCCCAGTCGGACACCAGCTCGCCCTCCCAGATGCCGAATACCGCCCCCTCGCGGTCGGCCAGCAGCGCCGCTCGCCCGGGAGGGAACGAGATGGGCCCCACGGCGGTCGTCCCGCCGCGTTCCTGACTGCGGGCCACGGTCTCGTTCGCGTCGGACGCGGCGAAGAAGGGAGTCCAGGCGACAGCCGTCCGCCCCACGGCCTCCACGGCCGAGACCCCAGCCACCGGCACACCGTTCACACTCGCGAATCTGTACTCGTCGCCCAGTTTTCCGATGCGCCAGTCCCACCCCAGTACGGCGTGGTAGAACTCCTCCGCAGTCTCTAGATCACGCGTGGTCAGACTGACCCAACAGGGTGCTCCGAACACCGAGCTGCTGGCTACGTTCTGGTTTGCAGGTGCCTTTTCGCTGTTCATCTTCGTACCGTTCTGAGGTCGATGGGCGCCCCACCCTCCGGGTTACCGGCGCCCGACCTCGCGAGGCCGGGAGACGACCCGCGTCAGCGGCCCGCGCCCGTGATCCCTTTCGGCTCCATCATCCCCATCGCGGGGCCTCACGTCGCGCTGTACTCCGGCATCGGGCCGGGGGCGGCACGCGGCTCGGCACGCCCCATCCCACTGGCGGGCGCTTTTTCTCCTCGGACGGGGTAGATCATCGTTATGCGTACTCACAGCTATACCGTTCTGGCCGTCGAGGGCGGCGGCTCGTTGATCTTCATCATCGTCGGCCTCTTCGTGGTCATCGGGCTGCTCACCATGTTCGTCAGCGGCCGGCGCCGCGCGGCCCGTCGCACCGAGCCCACCACGCCCCCGCACAACGCCAATCCTCCCAGCGGCGAGGCCCAGCGCGGCACCACCTGGCAGACCCCTGACGACGACCCCGACCAGGGGCACCCCCACCCCTGAGCGGATGATGGCGGGTAGTTCCTGACCAGAGGGCACCAGGAGGGGAGACACCATCGTCATGCCATCTCAGCGAGGACTCGGTGTGGCCGTCATCGGCACCGGCAAGATGGGCGCGGACCATGTGCGCCGGCTCCACGAGGTCATCAGCGGGGCGCGGGTGGTGGCCGTCGCCGACATCGAGGCGGAGCGGGCGAAGTCCCTGGCCGCCACGATCGACGGGTGCACGGCCTACACCGACCCGGCGGCCGCCATGGCGGCGGGAGAGGTGGACGCCGTACTCATCGCCTCCCCCGGCGAGGCCCACGAGGCGGCCCTGATCGAAGCCATCGGCCGTGATCTGCCGGTGCTGTGCGAGAAGCCGATGACTCCGGACACGGCCTCTTCCCTGCGCGTCCTCGATGCGGAGCAGCGGCTCGGGCATCGGCGCGTCCAGGTGGGCTTCATGCGGCGCTACGACGCCGAGTACGTCAAGCTCGAAGGGCTGCTCCGCAGCGGCGAGTTGGGCGCGGCCCTGATGCTGCACCAACGCCACCGCAATCTGGCGATGCCGCCGGGGTTCACCGACGAGATGCTCATCACCAGCTCGGTCTCCCATGAGGTGGACGCGACGCGCTGGCTGCTCGGCCAGGAGATCGCGGCCGTCACCGTGCTCAAGCCGACGGCTTCGTCGCTGGCACCGGCAGGCATGAACGACCCTCAGTTCGTCCTCCTGGAGACCGCGTCGGGTGCGCTCGCCGACGTCGAGATCTTCGGCCACTGCGGTTACGGCTACCAGGTCCAGGCGGAGGCTGTCTGCGAGCGGGGCGTCGTGCGCATCGGGGACGAGCAGGGCCCCCGGGTGAGCACCGAGGGCCGCTGGGGAGGTCACGTACCCCCGGACTACGTCGAGCGTTTCGAGGACGCCTACGACCGCGAGGTGCAGGCCTGGGTGGACGCGACCCGCGGGGACGAGGTCACGGGGCCGAGCGCCTGGGACGGCTATGCGGCCGCGGCCGTGTGCGAGGCGGGCCTGGCGTCCCAGCGTGATGGCGGGCGCGTCGAGGTCGAGCTGGTGGAGCGACCGGAGTTCTACGGGTAGCGGGTGACCCGGGCTCTACGAGTGAACCGTGCGGCCATGGCGGGCGACGCCGCATGGCGGGCGGCGCCGGATCCGGTGCCGCCCGCCATGGCCGCGTAGCCGCTGTGGCTCCCGGGGCCTACGGGCGGACCGTGAGCACCAGCTTCCCCGTGACGCGGCCCGTCTCAGCCTCGGCGTGCGCCTTGGCGGCATCCGCGAGGGGGTACGTCTGCGAGACGTGCACCCGCAGTTGCCCGGACTCGGCGAGCGCCGCGACCGCCGCCATGCCCGCCTGGTCGTGCTCCACCAGCATGTCCGTGGCTCGCACGCCCAACTCGGCGGCCCGCTCGGCCACTTCGCCGAAGTTGCCCGGCAGGATCGACACCAGGATGCCGCCAGGCCGCAGCACCTCCAGGGAGCGCAGCCGGTCGTCACCGCCCAGGGGATCGAGGACGATGTCGATGTCGCGGGCCTCCTTCACGAAGTCGGCGGTGCGGTAGTCGATGACCTCGTCCGCGCCCAGGCCGCGCACGAAGTCGTGCTTCGCCGCGGAGGCCGTACCGATGACGTACGCGCCGCGGGCCTTGGCGATCTGCACCGCCGCATGGCCCACACCACCGGCCGCCGCGTGCACCAACACCCGCTGACCCGGCTCCACTTGGGCGTTGTCGACCAGGGCCTGCCAGGCGGTCAGCGCGACCAGCGGCAGGGCACCCGCCTCGACGTGGCTCAGCCCCGCGGGCCTGGGCACGAAGGCGCGGGTGGGTCCGGTCACGTACTCGGCGTGCGAACCGGCCCCGTACGGGTACGGCAGCATCCCGAACACCTCGTCGCCCGGCTCGAACAGCGAGACGCCGATGCCGACCGCCTCGACGACGCCCGACACGTCCCAGCCGAGCGTGAACGGCGGCTCACCCAGGAAGGCGCCGGACCGGCGGTGCTTCCAGTCGGTGGGGTTCACGCCCGCGGCGTGCACGGCGACGAGGACCTGGCCGACTCCGGGCTCGGGGCGTGCGACCTCGATCTCCTTCAGTACGCCGGGGTCGCCGAGGACGTCCTGGCTGATGGCCTTCATGGCCGGCTGGGTCGAGCGAGTCGGCTCGGTGGGCTGAGACGCGGTGTTGTTGGTCATGGATCCAGCGTGCGGCACAGGCCTGACCTGGGCAATGGCACGATTGCCATTAAGCGATAGGATCGTGCCATGGCTTCAGTGTCGATGGAACTCCTCGCCGGTCGCCCGCACCGTGTGGTCGTCCTCGCGCTCGACGGCGTCTACCCCTTCGAGCTGGGCATCCCTGACAGGGTCTTCTCGCTGGTCCCCGGCGCCTACGAGGTGCTGACCTGCGCGGCGACAGCGGACCGTACGGTGGCCACCAACGCCGACTTCAGCATCAACGTCGGGCACGGCCCCGAGGCGCTGGAGAGTGCGGACACGGTGGTCATACCGCCGTACGACCTGCGGTACCTGGCGGCCGAGCTGTCGGATCCGGTGCGCGACGCGCTCGCCCGGATCAGGCCCGGCACGCGGTTCGTGTCCATCTGTACGGGGGCCTTCACGCTCGCCGCGGCCGGTCTGCTCGACGGGCGGCCCGCGACGACGCACTGGGCGCTCGCCGATCACTTCCGGAAGATGTTTCCCCAGGTCGACCTGGACCCCGACGTGCTGTTCGTGGACGACGGTGACGTGCTCACCTCGGCGGGCGCCGCGTCCGGGGTCGACGTATGCCTGCACGTGGTGCGCTCCGACCACGGCAGCGCCATCGCCAACCGGGTCGCCCGGCACTGTGTCGTGCCCCCGTGGCGAGAAGGCGGCCAGGCCCAGTACATCGAGCAGCCGATCCCTGACGAGGGCGCCGCGGGCACCGCGGCCACCCGCTCCTGGGCCCTGGAGCACCTCGACCGGCCGCTCGCCCTGCGGGAGTTGGCCGCGCACGCGCGGATGAGCCCGCGCACCTTCGCCCGCCGCTTCCAGGAGGAGACGGGCACGAGCCCCGGCCGTTGGCTGATCCAGCAGCGGGTGCACCGGGCGCGGCATCTGCTGGAGTCCAGCGACCTGTCGGTGGACCGGGTCGCCGCGGAGGTCGGTTTCGCCACCGGGACGTCACTGCGACAGCACCTGCACGCGGCCATCGGGGTCTCGCCGCAGGCCTACCGGAAAACCTTCCAGGCGGGGACGGCGGCCGGCGGGGCATAGGCGGTTCCGGCCGCTCGGAGTGCTGACCCGAGCGTCACGGAGCACCCTGGAGACATGCAGACCGCGCCGATCATCGTCCACGCGCTCTCCCCGACGGGCGGGCGCAGAGTGACCGCGCGCGGAAAGATCCTCGGCCTCGCGCACTCCGATGCCGACGTCATCGAGTTCCTGCGCCGGGCCGGCCTGCCGGACGCGGAAGTGCTGCTCGACGACCCGGCGTGGGTGAAGTGGCGCGGCGGCAGGGCTCACCACTATGAAGCGGCCTAGCGCGATGGGGCGCCTCAGTCCATGATCCCGACGTCGTAGAAGAAGCGGTAGCGGTCCGGGTCGTCCGGCAGGAACCAGTGGAAGCCCTCCAGGAGGAAGACGGCGACCAGGTTCACCGCGATCACCAGGGCGAGGAAGCCGAGCACGACGCGGCCGGCCATGCCGTACGCACCCTGCCCTCCCCGCGCTCCCCGCACGGGCACCGTGGTGTCGGCCGTGGAGTGGGCGAAAGCCATCACGATGCCGATCGCCACCACTGAGGCCATGAAGAGGATCCAGGCCCAGACATACATGTGCAGACCGAGCACGGGGGCGCCGTAGCCCTTGTCGCCCGGCAGGATGTGCAGCATCGTCTGCCGCCAGGAGGCGAAGGCGCCGCACATCACGGCGACCAGGGCAAGCCCCCAGCCCATCATGTAGTCGCGGCCCGTGATCGTGCCGGTCATGCCCCGGCGCACGATGTACGCCGCCCCCAGCGCGGCGAGCAGCATGAACATGCGCTGCACCATGCACAGCGGGCAGGGGTAGTCCCAGGAGATGAACTGCACGCCGAGGCCGCCGCAGACCACGCCCGTCCAGCCGGCGGCGAAGAAGCAGGCGAACCAGTACTGGACCTTGCCGAGCACGCTGAAGCGTTCGGTCCCCGGCAGCGGGCCCGTCAGAGTGCTCATCAGTAGTTCAACCCCAACTTGAGGCCGCTGGTGATGTGATGAGCGAGCAGGAGGACCGTGAGCACGAGCATGATCCACCAGCCGCCGAGCAGCACGGCCCGTGACCGCTGCCGGTGAAGGGCGTACAGGGTGGCCAGGAGGCCGCCGAAGATGAGGGTGTCCATGGCCGCGGAACGTATCCGGGACGGCGGCGTCACCGCCGCAGGACGGCCGGGACGCGCCACCGGTTCCACGGGAAGGGACCAACCCGGGTCCCCTGGCACTCACATGGGATGCGCCGCACGCCAGGCCGCCATGGAGAGGTTCCACTCCTCGCCGTCGAGCGCCGTGAGCGAGGCCGGAAACAGGCCGTCCTCCTCCTTGGCGATGTGCCGGTGCAACTCGTCGACGGCTTCGGTGAGGGTGCGCACGTCGTCGGCGTCCGAGAGATCGAGAGCGGGCAACAGACGCGCGAGCTCACGGTGTTCACGCTCCAGGCTCGCGATGTAGTCCGCGTACTCGGGGTCCTTGCGCATCACCCTGAACAGGCCGTTCTCCTCACCCCGCCAGTGCGCGTCCAGCTCGCGGGCCATGACGTCCACGAGCGCACGCGCAACGGCGGTGTCCCCCTGCTCCAGGGCACGGACCGCGTCTCCCGCCGCATCGGTGACGCGCTCGTGTTCGGCGATGAACTCCTTGATCAGAGGAATCTCCCGGCAACCGCAGTAGTGACACATGAAGGCGTTTCTAGGCGAAACCCGGCCCCGGATGCCGAACCGCCACGCGCGCGTGCCCGGCTGTCACGCGTCGGCGCCGTACGTTCCGTATTGCGGGTGGCCCGTCGATTCGTAGACGTGGATCGCCAGTCCGCCCGGGGTCGTCTCGTTGCTCAGCAGGCGCAGGCCGGTGGGTGCGCCACCGTCCGGCAGCAGGCGGCGGCCCGTGCCGACGATCACGGGTGCGATCGCCAGGCGCAGTTCGTCGACCAGGCCGGCTGCCAGCAGGGACTGGCCGAGTCGTCCGCTGCCATGGATCTGCAGTTCGCGGCCGGGTTGCCGCTTCAGCTCGGCGACCTGGTCGGGGATGTCGCCGGACAGGATCGTGGTCGGGTCCCACTCGGCCGAGGTCAGGCTGTGTGAGGCGACGTACTTCGGCAGGCCGTTCAGGATGGCGGCCGCGGGGTGCTCGGTCATCTTCGGCCAGTCCCGCGCGAAGTTCAGATACGTGCGACGGCCGAAGAGGAACGCGTCGGCCCGGCCGAGCCAGGTGCCGGCGAGGCGTTCGAACTCCTCGTCCAGGTGCGGCACGAACCAGCCGCCCCGGGTGAACCCGTCACTAGTGTCCTCGTCCGGCGCGCCCGGGCCCTGGTAGACGCCGTCGAGGGTCAGGAATTCCTGCAGTACCAACCTCATCGCGCATCACTCCTCAACGGGGGACGTGGCGGGTGGCCGTCCCTCTCACTCTTCAGACACCGTCCGCCACGCATACTCATCGGTCCCGCCGCTGCCGGCTCGTGTTCCCGGCCGGAGCGCGGCCGCCCCCGTTTGACCTGCGATGGCTGCATCGGAGCGGCTTGACGCCTAACGTACGGTCCGTCCCGCGTGGTGGAGCGGCGGTGCGGGGTACCGCTCTCCTCCTCAGGTCCACGGGCCATACTGGTCGGGCCCCGACCACTCACAGAACGACTCCATGGCCAAGAAAAGCACCTCCTCGACCACCGTCCCCGACACCGCGTGGCTGGGGCGCGGGCGCCACCTCGGGCCCGAGCCCGAGCAGGACGTCCGGCGCAACCTGATCGCCCTCAAGGCGGCCGGGGTGCTTGACGACTTCCTGGACCTCGATCCTGTCGAGGCGGTCCGCTCCACCGTCCTTCATCCGCGGGACGAGTCCGCCGACCCCGGCCCGTCCGCCCGCCGCCTCTTCGAGGCCCGCTGGCGCGTGGCCGACGAGGTCACGGTCCGCGCGCAGCTGACGCTGTACGACCCCGAGAGCCGCCGCAAGGAGGGCGAGGGCGTCACGTGGGTCCTCGCCGCCGAGGCGGAGCGGGCCTGGGAAGCGCACTGGCCGTCGCCCGCCCTGATGTTCTGGCCCGACTCCGACCGGGTCGACTGGGACCACGACACGGTGCCGGGCGTGCGCCTGCGGACGACGAACCACCTGCCGAAGGACGACGACGAGCTGCGCCACCGGCTGCGGGACTGCACCCGCCAGAGCTGGTACATCCATCTCGTGGTGCACGAGGCGATGACGCCGGACGCGGTCGGGCAGCGGCCGCTCTCCACGTTCCTGCCCCCGAGCCTGCGGCACAGGGTGGTCGAGCACCGGGGCACGCCGGAGCAGGCGCAGATCGCCGACTTCGCGATGAAGCGGGAGCTGAGCGTACGGATGCCGCGCGGCGGCGCCGTGGTCCTGCCCACGGCGCCGCAGACGGAAGGGTACGACGCGGAGCGTTTCTCGGTGCGCACCGTCTTCCTTGACGGCTCGGAACCGACCGAACTCCTCGACAGGATCAAGGAGTTCGCCGCCCTGCCGCGGCCGCTGCCCGCCGAGGCCGAGCGGGCCCTGACCCGGCTGCGACAAGGCTGGCACCTGCTCACCCCGGACGAGGAGCTGACCCACGCCCAGGGCATGGTCACCAAGTACGCCGAGGCCTTGGAGGCCATGACGAACTCCCGCGACCTGTACCAGCAGGCGGCCGAGGCGGCGCAGGCCGCGCTCGCCGAGGTGGCCGGCGGCGACGGCGTGCCCCGGCCGTCGACGCCCGGACATGTCAAGGCGGAGGGCTCGCCGCTGAGCGCCCTGACGAAGGCGTTCGGCCGCTTCCGGGACCCGAACAAGTAAGCGGGCCCGTTAGGGTGCCGTGCATGGTGACGAACGTGCCGTTCATCGGCGGCGAGAAGGAGAGCCTGTACGCCAGCCTCGACCGGCACCGTGACGCGGTGCTGTGGAAACTCGACGGTCTCGACGACGAGCAGCTGCGCCGGCCGATGACGCCGTCGGGGACGACTCTGCTCGGCCTGGTCAAGCATCTCGCCGTCGTCGAGTACGGATGGTTCTGCGAGACCTTCGGGCGCGAGATGGAGCCCTTCCCGTTCGATCCGGAGGACGAGGGCGCAGACCTGCGGGTGGAGTCGCACGAGAGCACCGCCGACGTCGTGGATTACTACGGGCGGGCGCGGGCCGCCGCCGACGAGGTGATCGGCGAGGTCGGGATCGAGGAGCTCGGCACGGCGCGGTTCGGCGCGAGCATGTCGCTGCGGTGGGTGCTCATCCACATGATCGAGGAGACCGCGCGGCACGCGGGCCACATGGACATCCTGCGGGAACTCATCGACGGCGCGACCGGCGATCACGCTGTTTGACCAGGCCGCCCCGCGGCCCGCGACCCGGGTCGGCTCCCGCTGATGCGTGCGAGCGCCGAGACCGCCCAGCACGCCGGCCACGGGGACATCCCTCGCGGGTCCACCATGAAACCGCTACTGGTCCGAGCACGCCGCAGGAGGCCGCCCATGACCGTTCTCGACCACCGGGCGCTCAACCGCGCGACGCTCGCCCGGCAGCTGCTCCTCGAGCGTGCCGACGTACCGGCACTCGACGCCGTCGCACATCTCGGCGGTCTGCAGGCGCAGGAACCGCAGGAGCCGTTCTTCGGCCTCTGGTCTCGGCTGCGGGCGTTCGACCCGACGGAGCTCTCGGACCACCTCGTACGGCGGCGCGTGGTGCGCACCCACCTCATGCGCCGCACCATGCACCTCGTCACCGCCGACGACGCCCTGGCCTGGCGCGCCCGACACGACACGATGCTGCGTCAACGCGTACTCGGTGTCTACCGCGGCGAACTCGACGGGACGGACCACGACGAGCTCGCGGCGGCGGGCCGCGAGGTCATGGCCGACGGTGAGCCGCGCTCGATGACCCAGCTCGCTCGTGCGCTCGCCGAACGCTGGCCGGAGCCAGGGCCGCGGGCCCTGGGGGAGATGCTCTTGGCCGTCGTTCCCGTGGTGCAGCTGCCGCCGCGCGGACTGTGGCGGACGAAGGCGGGAGTTCGGTACCTCTCGCTGGCGTCCTGGCTGGAGCGCGAGGTCGTCCCTCCCTCATCGGACGGCTCCGACCCCGTGGGACAGGCACTGCTGCGGCGCTATCTGGCCGCCTTCGGCCCCGCCGCGTCGGCCGACCTGCGCGCCTGGTGCGGACTCGCCGGGCTGTCGGCCGCTGTCGCCGCACTGCGCGATGAGCTGATCACCTTCCGGGACGAGCGGGGCCGGGAACTCCTCGACCTCCCCGACGCACCGCGCCCTGACCCCGACACACCCGCTCCGGTGCGGTTCCTGCCGGCGTTCGACAATGCCATCCTCGGCTACCACGACCGCAGCCGGATCATCGACGACGCCCACCGAGGCCTGTCGGTCGCCGGAGCACGTGTCGTCCTGGTCGACGGAAGGGTCGCCGCCACGTGGACCGTGGAGGAAAAAACCG
This region includes:
- a CDS encoding zinc-dependent alcohol dehydrogenase, whose translation is MRALTWHGKRDVRVETVPDPVLRDPTDVIVRVTSTGVCGSDLHLYEVLGPYLDPGDILGHEPMGIVEEVGAGVTELSAGDRVVVPFNISCGHCFMCDRGLQSQCETTQVKERGTGASLFGYTKLYGQVPGGQAELLRVPFGNTLPIKVPEGPADDRFVFLSDVLPTAWQAVEYADIPPGGTVTVLGLGPIGAMAARIALHRGASLVVGVDLVPERLSRAYGDGVKALDLRRYGKDLGDKIRDLTDGRGTDAVIDAVGMEAHGAPLAKAAHWGVGLLPNAVAEKLMDRAGIDRLSALYAAIDIVRRGGTVSLSGVYGGSVDPMPLLTMFDKQIQLRMGQANVKHWVDDILPLLTDEDPLGVDDFATHHMTLEDGPKAYQMFQDKEDGMIKTLLRP
- a CDS encoding VOC family protein; this encodes MNSEKAPANQNVASSSVFGAPCWVSLTTRDLETAEEFYHAVLGWDWRIGKLGDEYRFASVNGVPVAGVSAVEAVGRTAVAWTPFFAASDANETVARSQERGGTTAVGPISFPPGRAALLADREGAVFGIWEGELVSDWEEWRRAAPVFVELYTRDAFDAAIFYAEVLGWASTASGCCEVHYEDDKVVLRSGGDVVARIHSGAVESAPDPEIRPHWQIHFTVDDVDACVQAARAYGGSLLHRAEGAAEALLSDPDGARFVVTQLKA
- a CDS encoding DUF6479 family protein translates to MRTHSYTVLAVEGGGSLIFIIVGLFVVIGLLTMFVSGRRRAARRTEPTTPPHNANPPSGEAQRGTTWQTPDDDPDQGHPHP
- a CDS encoding Gfo/Idh/MocA family oxidoreductase — translated: MPSQRGLGVAVIGTGKMGADHVRRLHEVISGARVVAVADIEAERAKSLAATIDGCTAYTDPAAAMAAGEVDAVLIASPGEAHEAALIEAIGRDLPVLCEKPMTPDTASSLRVLDAEQRLGHRRVQVGFMRRYDAEYVKLEGLLRSGELGAALMLHQRHRNLAMPPGFTDEMLITSSVSHEVDATRWLLGQEIAAVTVLKPTASSLAPAGMNDPQFVLLETASGALADVEIFGHCGYGYQVQAEAVCERGVVRIGDEQGPRVSTEGRWGGHVPPDYVERFEDAYDREVQAWVDATRGDEVTGPSAWDGYAAAAVCEAGLASQRDGGRVEVELVERPEFYG
- a CDS encoding NADP-dependent oxidoreductase yields the protein MTNNTASQPTEPTRSTQPAMKAISQDVLGDPGVLKEIEVARPEPGVGQVLVAVHAAGVNPTDWKHRRSGAFLGEPPFTLGWDVSGVVEAVGIGVSLFEPGDEVFGMLPYPYGAGSHAEYVTGPTRAFVPRPAGLSHVEAGALPLVALTAWQALVDNAQVEPGQRVLVHAAAGGVGHAAVQIAKARGAYVIGTASAAKHDFVRGLGADEVIDYRTADFVKEARDIDIVLDPLGGDDRLRSLEVLRPGGILVSILPGNFGEVAERAAELGVRATDMLVEHDQAGMAAVAALAESGQLRVHVSQTYPLADAAKAHAEAETGRVTGKLVLTVRP
- a CDS encoding helix-turn-helix domain-containing protein; its protein translation is MASVSMELLAGRPHRVVVLALDGVYPFELGIPDRVFSLVPGAYEVLTCAATADRTVATNADFSINVGHGPEALESADTVVIPPYDLRYLAAELSDPVRDALARIRPGTRFVSICTGAFTLAAAGLLDGRPATTHWALADHFRKMFPQVDLDPDVLFVDDGDVLTSAGAASGVDVCLHVVRSDHGSAIANRVARHCVVPPWREGGQAQYIEQPIPDEGAAGTAATRSWALEHLDRPLALRELAAHARMSPRTFARRFQEETGTSPGRWLIQQRVHRARHLLESSDLSVDRVAAEVGFATGTSLRQHLHAAIGVSPQAYRKTFQAGTAAGGA
- a CDS encoding disulfide bond formation protein B, coding for MSTLTGPLPGTERFSVLGKVQYWFACFFAAGWTGVVCGGLGVQFISWDYPCPLCMVQRMFMLLAALGAAYIVRRGMTGTITGRDYMMGWGLALVAVMCGAFASWRQTMLHILPGDKGYGAPVLGLHMYVWAWILFMASVVAIGIVMAFAHSTADTTVPVRGARGGQGAYGMAGRVVLGFLALVIAVNLVAVFLLEGFHWFLPDDPDRYRFFYDVGIMD
- a CDS encoding DUF5993 family protein — translated: MDTLIFGGLLATLYALHRQRSRAVLLGGWWIMLVLTVLLLAHHITSGLKLGLNY
- a CDS encoding hemerythrin domain-containing protein, coding for MCHYCGCREIPLIKEFIAEHERVTDAAGDAVRALEQGDTAVARALVDVMARELDAHWRGEENGLFRVMRKDPEYADYIASLEREHRELARLLPALDLSDADDVRTLTEAVDELHRHIAKEEDGLFPASLTALDGEEWNLSMAAWRAAHPM
- a CDS encoding dihydrofolate reductase family protein, with protein sequence MRLVLQEFLTLDGVYQGPGAPDEDTSDGFTRGGWFVPHLDEEFERLAGTWLGRADAFLFGRRTYLNFARDWPKMTEHPAAAILNGLPKYVASHSLTSAEWDPTTILSGDIPDQVAELKRQPGRELQIHGSGRLGQSLLAAGLVDELRLAIAPVIVGTGRRLLPDGGAPTGLRLLSNETTPGGLAIHVYESTGHPQYGTYGADA
- a CDS encoding DinB family protein is translated as MVTNVPFIGGEKESLYASLDRHRDAVLWKLDGLDDEQLRRPMTPSGTTLLGLVKHLAVVEYGWFCETFGREMEPFPFDPEDEGADLRVESHESTADVVDYYGRARAAADEVIGEVGIEELGTARFGASMSLRWVLIHMIEETARHAGHMDILRELIDGATGDHAV
- a CDS encoding winged helix DNA-binding domain-containing protein, whose protein sequence is MTVLDHRALNRATLARQLLLERADVPALDAVAHLGGLQAQEPQEPFFGLWSRLRAFDPTELSDHLVRRRVVRTHLMRRTMHLVTADDALAWRARHDTMLRQRVLGVYRGELDGTDHDELAAAGREVMADGEPRSMTQLARALAERWPEPGPRALGEMLLAVVPVVQLPPRGLWRTKAGVRYLSLASWLEREVVPPSSDGSDPVGQALLRRYLAAFGPAASADLRAWCGLAGLSAAVAALRDELITFRDERGRELLDLPDAPRPDPDTPAPVRFLPAFDNAILGYHDRSRIIDDAHRGLSVAGARVVLVDGRVAATWTVEEKTVTVTPLARFTRPEHTAVTEEAQALATFLSADSADSDHGIHRVRISTSGSGQ